A genomic window from Prunus persica cultivar Lovell chromosome G2, Prunus_persica_NCBIv2, whole genome shotgun sequence includes:
- the LOC109947524 gene encoding tyrosine--tRNA ligase 1, cytoplasmic-like, giving the protein MATEAPEQAPQADGVQSLSISEASPSSSSNPTIHLEEKFQMLRSVAEECIQDYEVRNLLAHKSEPIAYDGFEPSGRMHILLSS; this is encoded by the exons ATGGCGACTGAAGCACCAGAGCAAGCCCCCCAAGCCGATGGAGTCCAATCTCTTTCAATTTCCGAGGCTTCACCATCCAGCTCTTCAAATCCAACCATCCA TTTGGAGGAGAAGTTCCAGATGTTGAGGAGCGTGGCAGAGGAATGTATTCAAGACTACGAGGTTCGGAATTTGCTGGCTCATAAGTCCGAACCCATCGCCTATGATGGGTTTGAACCCTCCGGTCGAATGCATATATTGCTCag TAGTTGA
- the LOC18787663 gene encoding 14 kDa proline-rich protein DC2.15: MASSMAIATIALLLSLNLVFFTTVSSNHHVPNCPPPPKTPKHPPPSTPIPPAKASCPKDTLKLGVCGALLNGLVHLVVGTPPKTPCCSLIGGLADVEAAVCLCTAIKANVLGINLNVPVSLSLLLNYCGKSVPTGFQCA, translated from the coding sequence ATGGCTTCTTCTATGGCAATTGCAACCAttgctcttcttctctcccttAACCTTGTATTTTTCACTACAGTGAGTTCAAATCATCATGTTCCTAATtgtccaccaccaccaaaaaccccaaaacacCCTCCTCCCTCAACCCCAATCCCTCCAGCTAAAGCCTCTTGCCCTAAGGACACCCTTAAGCTTGGGGTATGTGGTGCTTTGTTGAATGGTTTGGTGCACCTTGTCGTGGGGACCCCACCAAAGACCCCTTGTTGTAGCCTCATTGGGGGTCTTGCTGATGTTGAAGCTGCTGTATGCCTTTGCACTGCCATTAAAGCCAATGTTTTGGGCATCAATCTTAATGTGCCAGTCTCCTTAAGCTTGCTTTTGAATTACTGTGGTAAGTCTGTCCCAACAGGCTTCCAATGCGCCTAG
- the LOC18785628 gene encoding vesicle-associated protein 1-3 produces the protein MSTGDLLSIQPTELKFPFEVKKQSSCSLQLTNKTDKYVAFKVKTTNPKKYCVRPNAGIVLPGTTCDVTVTMQAQKEAPPDMQCKDKFLLQSVVAPDGVTPKDITPEMFNKEDGKVVGEFKLRVVYFPANPPSPVPEGSDEGSSPRASVLDNGNQNTSLFDAVSRSLEEPKEKSSEAWSMISKLTEEKTSALQQSQKLHRELDLLRKELSKNGGGGFSLLFVVLFGLLGILVGYFIRKT, from the exons ATGAGTACTGGAGATCTTCTTAGCATTCAGCCCACAGAGCTCAAATTCCCAT TTGAAGTGAAGAAGCAGAGCTCGTGTTCCTTGCAATTGACCAACAAAACAGATAAATATGTGGCGTTCaag GTTAAAACAACCAATCCAAAAAAATACTGCGTCCGGCCCAATGCCGGAATTGTTTTGCCCGGAACAACATGTGATGTTACAG TTACAATGCAAGCACAAAAAGAGGCACCCCCAGATATGCAGTGCAAGGACAAATTTCTCCTTCAAAGTGTTGTTGCACCAGATGGTGTAACTCCGAAAGACATTACGCCTGAAATG TTCAACAAGGAGGATGGTAAGGTTGTGGGAGAGTTCAAATTGCGGGTAGTCTACTTTCCTGCGAATCCCCCATCACCTGTCCCTGAAGGATCTGACGAAGGCTCTTCTCCCAGGGCTTCAGTGCTTGATAATGGGAATCAAAACACTTCCTTGTTTGATGCT GTATCAAGATCTCTTGAGGAACCGAAAGAGAAGTCATCAGAG GCATGGTCCATGATTTCCAAGTTGACTGAGGAGAAGACCTCTGCTTTGCAACAAAGTCAGAAACTACATCGTGAACTG gacctgttgagaAAAGAACTAAGCAAAAACGGCGGGGGTGGATTTTCATTATTGTTTGTGGTGCTCTTTGGTCTTTTGGGCATCTTGGTTGGTTACTTCATCAGGAAAACATAG
- the LOC18785151 gene encoding putative lipid-binding protein At4g00165, producing MGFRGSQAVVLFILFNIICLSLVSSNKVPCPPTSPSSPASVPKKQDKCPRDTLKFGVCGSWLGLVTEVIGTKPSKECCTLIKGLADLEAALCLCTAIKANVLGIVKLEVPVALSLLVNACGGKVPQGFVCA from the coding sequence ATGGGCTTCAGGGGTTCCCAGGCAGTTGTTCTTTTCATTCTCTTTAACATCATATGTTTGTCTCTTGTTTCCTCTAACAAGGTTCCATGCCCTCCTACAAGTCCTTCCTCGCCTGCCTCTGTCCCAAAGAAGCAAGACAAATGCCCTAGAGATACCCTTAAGTTTGGTGTTTGTGGCAGTTGGTTAGGGTTGGTGACCGAGGTTATTGGGACTAAACCCAGCAAGGAATGCTGTACCCTAATCAAGGGTCTTGCAGATCTTGAAGCTGCATTGTGTCTCTGCACTGCTATTAAGGCCAATGTCTTGGGAATTGTCAAGCTCGAAGTGCCTGTTGCTCTTAGTTTGCTTGTTAATGCATGTGGAGGAAAGGTGCCACAAGGTTTTGTCTGTGCTTAA
- the LOC109947416 gene encoding pEARLI1-like lipid transfer protein 3, whose translation MPSHNAFTIALLLSLNFVFFTAVSSNHHVPNCPPTPPKSPKHPPPSTPTPKHPPPSTPTPTPKHLVVGTQSKTPCCSLIAGLSDVDAAVCLCTAIKANVLGINLNVPVSLSLLLNYCGKSVPTDFQCT comes from the exons ATGCCTTCTCATAATGCATTTACGAttgctcttcttctctcccttaactttgtatttttcacTGCAGTGAGTTCAAATCATCATGTACCTAATTGTCCACCAACACCACCAAAATCCCCAAAACACCCTCCCCCCTcaaccccaaccccaaaacacCCTCCTCCCTCAACCCCtaccccaaccccaaaa CACCTTGTTGTGGGGACCCAATCAAAGACTCCTTGTTGCAGCCTCATTGCAGGTCTTTCTGATGTTGATGCTGCTGTGTGTCTTTGCACTGCCATTAAGGCCAACGTTTTGGGCATCAATCTTAATGTGCCAGTCTCCTTAAGCTTGCTTTTGAATTACTGTGGTAAATCTGTCCCAACAGACTTCCAATGCACCTAG